The following coding sequences are from one Rathayibacter sp. VKM Ac-2760 window:
- a CDS encoding TraM recognition domain-containing protein, which produces MNSECRNPSADSRGLVLRQAKEPIHRWRRRPQGVAVFGKEGMLKLWSASNAFLYLGSVKENDFLQHVSELVGDYDRETTSASYNKGVCSTSTASKRERILTVDELGAMPRGRAVMLSTGSRAALLRTVPWYEGTKEKVEAIKASIAAHDPATTPVRGAERASVATTSARPVAPGAEPVVASVEPAPAIDLAVSMRALMENEDAKRTEAQRD; this is translated from the coding sequence ATGAACAGCGAGTGCCGCAATCCGTCCGCCGACAGCCGTGGGCTCGTTCTCCGACAGGCCAAGGAACCCATCCATCGCTGGCGACGTCGACCACAGGGCGTCGCCGTGTTCGGCAAGGAGGGCATGTTGAAGCTGTGGAGCGCGTCGAACGCGTTCCTCTACCTCGGCAGCGTGAAGGAGAACGACTTCCTTCAGCACGTCTCCGAGCTCGTCGGGGACTACGACCGCGAAACGACCTCCGCCAGCTACAACAAGGGCGTCTGTTCGACGTCGACCGCGTCGAAGCGTGAGCGGATCCTGACCGTGGACGAGCTCGGTGCGATGCCCCGCGGCCGCGCCGTGATGCTCTCCACCGGATCCCGGGCTGCGCTGCTGCGCACCGTGCCCTGGTACGAGGGCACGAAGGAGAAGGTCGAGGCGATCAAGGCGTCCATCGCCGCCCACGACCCCGCGACCACCCCGGTACGCGGCGCCGAGCGGGCTTCCGTCGCGACGACGTCGGCGCGGCCGGTCGCGCCCGGCGCTGAGCCGGTCGTGGCAAGTGTCGAGCCGGCTCCGGCGATCGACCTCGCCGTCTCGATGCGGGCTCTGATGGAGAACGAGGACGCGAAGCGGACGGAGGCGCAGCGTGACTGA
- a CDS encoding VOC family protein, producing MTSPLVSAVAHSGLTVTDLDDSVELWCSGLGFTLERAFTLDADTTVATTGVDGATIRGAVVTLGDHRVELLQYDPPRSARAAGSPADIGTVHIALTVSDLDRVLGLCAVHGWRPVGPPHRMTSGARAGTRIVYLEGALGGFLELIAPPRRPQRGPARSLTESAFSNLGNKELPTLAGASAPQRRPAPLS from the coding sequence ATGACATCACCACTCGTCTCGGCCGTCGCTCACTCCGGCCTGACCGTGACCGATCTCGACGACTCGGTGGAACTGTGGTGCTCCGGTCTCGGCTTCACACTCGAACGCGCCTTCACGCTCGATGCGGACACCACGGTCGCGACCACGGGCGTCGACGGAGCGACGATCCGGGGAGCGGTGGTGACGCTCGGAGACCACCGAGTCGAGTTGCTGCAGTACGACCCCCCTCGGTCGGCTCGAGCAGCCGGCTCACCCGCGGACATCGGCACGGTGCACATCGCGCTGACGGTCTCGGACCTCGACCGGGTGCTGGGTCTGTGTGCTGTGCACGGTTGGCGTCCGGTCGGTCCGCCCCACCGGATGACCAGCGGCGCCCGAGCGGGTACACGCATCGTCTACCTCGAGGGTGCGCTCGGCGGCTTCCTCGAACTGATCGCGCCACCGCGACGTCCCCAGCGCGGGCCTGCTCGGTCGTTGACGGAATCCGCGTTCAGCAACCTCGGGAACAAGGAGCTCCCGACTCTCGCAGGGGCCTCAGCGCCGCAGCGGAGACCGGCGCCGCTTTCCTGA
- a CDS encoding family 1 glycosylhydrolase: MTRSFPDGFLWGASTAAHQIEGNNLNNDWWQLEQIAAGYIDASGDALDSYHRYEEDMRLLAESGLTTYRFSIEWARIEPLPGAFSRAELAHYRRMIDTAFGLGLTPIVTLHHFTHPIWFGERGGWLAEDATETFLRYVEQACTILGDVPYICTINEPNVVAMNHGAARIMAAGNPYPSVPDPDPEFGEALIAAHLKAAPLIRSLTGAQVGWTVANQAFTATPGAEEKFNEVQHRWEDMYLEAARGDDYIGVQSYTSQPVDENGVVPHPEHPDNTLMGWAYRPDALGAALRHTRDVVGDVPILVTENGIATPDDERRIAYTRDALSGLLDAIADGVDVRGYCHWSLLDNFEWGRWAPTFGLVAVDRKTFQRTPKPSLAWLGGVAHVNAL, from the coding sequence ATGACACGATCCTTCCCCGACGGATTCCTCTGGGGCGCCTCCACCGCCGCGCACCAGATCGAGGGCAACAACCTCAACAACGACTGGTGGCAGCTCGAGCAGATCGCCGCCGGCTACATCGACGCGAGCGGCGACGCTCTGGACAGCTACCACCGGTACGAGGAGGACATGCGCCTGCTCGCCGAGTCCGGACTGACCACCTACCGCTTCAGCATCGAGTGGGCGCGCATCGAACCGCTGCCCGGCGCGTTCTCGCGCGCTGAGCTCGCCCACTACCGGCGGATGATCGACACCGCCTTCGGCTTGGGCCTGACTCCCATCGTGACGCTCCACCACTTCACCCACCCGATCTGGTTCGGGGAGCGCGGCGGCTGGCTGGCCGAGGACGCAACGGAGACCTTCCTCCGCTACGTCGAGCAGGCCTGCACCATCCTCGGCGACGTCCCCTACATCTGCACCATCAACGAGCCCAACGTCGTCGCCATGAACCACGGCGCCGCCCGCATCATGGCCGCAGGGAACCCCTACCCCTCCGTCCCCGATCCCGACCCCGAGTTCGGTGAGGCCCTCATCGCCGCCCACCTGAAGGCCGCACCCCTCATCCGCTCCCTCACTGGAGCCCAGGTCGGCTGGACCGTCGCGAACCAGGCCTTCACCGCGACACCGGGCGCCGAGGAGAAGTTCAACGAAGTGCAGCACCGCTGGGAGGACATGTACCTCGAAGCCGCGCGCGGCGATGACTACATCGGCGTCCAGTCGTACACGAGCCAGCCGGTCGACGAGAACGGCGTCGTCCCCCACCCTGAGCACCCCGACAACACCCTGATGGGATGGGCGTACCGGCCGGACGCTCTCGGTGCCGCCCTGCGTCACACGAGAGACGTGGTCGGTGACGTGCCGATCCTCGTCACCGAGAACGGCATCGCCACCCCGGACGACGAGCGTCGCATCGCCTACACGCGAGACGCCCTCTCCGGCCTGCTCGACGCGATCGCGGACGGAGTGGACGTCCGCGGATACTGCCACTGGAGCCTGCTGGACAACTTCGAGTGGGGACGCTGGGCACCGACGTTCGGCCTCGTCGCCGTCGACCGCAAGACCTTCCAGCGCACGCCCAAGCCGAGCCTGGCCTGGCTCGGTGGCGTCGCTCACGTCAACGCGCTCTAG
- a CDS encoding DUF4913 domain-containing protein: MTKEALELALTPARVELMQERAEAAVQRSLEEDSAPTLVYGSADEWLRKYWRYTYRRRVSAKGQGTGRWRADWWTVDEAVQRIEALWRSWEASRLDAGLGISTWWINHAEPHMGALLSTEGPFTGATDENLPGEPLPYKNPPTGMFEPDRQSQ; this comes from the coding sequence ATGACGAAGGAGGCCCTGGAACTTGCGCTGACACCCGCGCGGGTCGAGCTGATGCAGGAACGAGCCGAAGCGGCCGTGCAGCGCTCGTTGGAGGAGGACTCCGCCCCGACCCTCGTCTACGGCTCCGCCGACGAGTGGCTGCGGAAGTACTGGCGATACACCTACCGCCGACGCGTCTCCGCCAAGGGCCAGGGCACCGGACGCTGGCGCGCCGACTGGTGGACCGTCGATGAAGCCGTGCAACGCATCGAAGCGCTCTGGCGCAGCTGGGAAGCGTCAAGGCTCGACGCAGGGCTCGGGATCAGCACCTGGTGGATCAACCACGCCGAACCTCACATGGGCGCCCTGCTATCCACCGAGGGGCCGTTCACGGGCGCGACAGACGAAAACCTGCCGGGCGAACCGCTGCCGTATAAGAACCCGCCGACGGGCATGTTCGAACCGGATCGGCAATCCCAGTGA
- a CDS encoding heme-dependent oxidative N-demethylase subunit alpha family protein, translating to MRQRARPHSAVAARPVGRLPHIIATGAYGELRMRIEIQHLVKLPLTDAVLFTIAYQLAPLSQLADVPEWRDQLISVLGELPEDMAAYKNFASVRSEIVAWLKQSAIVPGATNL from the coding sequence GTGCGCCAGCGCGCACGCCCCCATTCGGCCGTGGCTGCGCGGCCAGTCGGCCGACTCCCCCACATCATCGCCACCGGCGCGTACGGCGAGCTGCGGATGCGCATCGAGATCCAGCACCTCGTCAAGCTGCCGCTGACCGACGCCGTGCTGTTCACCATCGCCTACCAGCTGGCGCCGCTGTCGCAGCTCGCCGACGTCCCCGAGTGGCGGGATCAGCTGATCTCCGTGCTCGGCGAGCTTCCTGAGGACATGGCGGCGTACAAGAATTTCGCATCCGTGCGCTCCGAAATCGTTGCGTGGCTGAAGCAGTCAGCGATCGTTCCGGGCGCCACGAACCTCTGA